Part of the Halomarina litorea genome is shown below.
GCTGGCGTTCTGTACGGGCGGACTGGCCTGCCCGGCACAGCTCCGGCGGGCCATCGAGCACTACGTGAGCCGGGGCGGACTCGACATCGAGGGCCTCGGCGCACAGAAGCTCGACCAGCTGGTGGAGGCGGGACTCGTGGAGTCCATCCCCGACCTCTACGCGCTCCGGGCGGCGGACCTCGCCCAGCTAGAGGGGTGGGGCGAGCGGAGCGCCGAGAACCTCGTCGAAGAGCTGGAGGCGGCGAAGGAGCCGCCGCTCGACGACTTCCTGACCGCGCTCGGCGTCCCCGAGGTGGGGCCGACGACGGCGACGAGCCTCGCCCGTGCCTTCGGCACGCTCGACAGGGTGATGGACGCCTCCGAGGAGGAGCTACAGGCCGTCGACGACGTGGGCCCGACCGTCGCCGGCGAGATTCGGACGTTCTTCGACAGCGAGCGCAACCGCGAGGTGGTCGAGGGCCTCCGCGAGGCGGGCGTCGAACCGAAGGAGATGGACGTAGAGACGGGCGACGCGCTCGACGGGTTGACGTTCGTCTTCACCGGGTCGCTCGACGGGATGACCCGCGGGGAGGCACAGGACCTCGTCGAGCGCCACGGCGCGAACGCCACCTCCAGCGTCTCGGGCAACACCGACTACCTCGTCGCGGGCGAGGGGGCGGGACAGAGCAAGCTAGACGACGCGGACGACGAGAACGTGCCGGTGCTCTCGGAGGAGACGTTCGCGGAGTTACTGGCCGAGTCCGGCATCGCGCTCGAAGAGGGGTCGTAGGTCCGAGCGGGGGCGGGCAGGCGACGGATCACGTGGAGTCGTCGGCCGCGTCGTCGCGCACGCGTCGCTCGGGGGACGCGGTCGGGTGTGAACCCGCGGGACGGCCGACGGTCGAAGTCAGGACACGGGGTCGCTGGTCCCGTTCTCCGTCAAAAAGGTGTGGTCGTCTCGCCGGTCCGGTTCAGAGGTCGGCCTTGCGGAAGCGGAGGTAGCCGAGCGTGAGCGGGACGACGAGCCAGAACGCGAGGACGACGAAGCCGAACCAGTCGTTCAGCCAGAACGCCTCGTTGTTGGCGCCCATGGGGACGCTCTCGTTCAGTTCCGTGAGCGCCGAGAACGCGAGCAGGTAGGCCTGTCGCGGGCTGAGGACGGCGAGGAACGTCGTGAGGTCCGCCCGGAACGCCTGGCTCCCGAGTTCGAAGTTGCTCATGATGGCCATCAGCGCGACCAGCAGCACCTGCCAGAGGAGCGTGAACAGCACCACGAGCGCGATGCCGATGGTGACGACGAGGTTCTCGGACTTGATGCCGGCCGAGAGGCCGACGCCGACGCTGACGAACGTCGTCCCCAGCAGGATGGTCATGAGGGTGAACAGCACGTAGTCGACGACCGAGAACGTACTCGCGAGGACGGCGAGGACGATGCCGCCGACGGCGAACCCGACGACGACGGCGAGCGTCACGACGACGCTCCGCCCGAGGAACTTCCCGAAGACGACGTCCTCGCGGCTGTGAGGCAGCGAGAGCAGTATCTTCAGGCTCCCCGTCTCGCGTTCGTTGCTCACCGCGCGGTAGCCCGTCAGCACGCCGATGGCCGGCAGGAGGATGGCCGTCGGGACGAGCAGCGACCCGATGAGGGCGAGGGCACCCTGCTCGGAGGAGCCGCCGCCCGAGCCGGCGATTTCGGCGAAGAAGTACGCCAGTCCGCCCACGAACAGGACGAAGACGGCGATGAGCGCCAGCAGGCGACGCGACCGGGCCGCGTCCTGAAAGTCCTTCTTGGCGACGGCGGTGAGACTCACGTCCGCACCTCCCCCTCGAGGTCGGCACCGTCGCGCCGCCCGTCGCGGCCGCCCTCGGTGTAGGAGACGAAGAGGTCCTCGAGGGAGGCTTTCTCCGTCGTGAAGTCGCGCACCTCGACGCCGGTGTCCTCGATGGCCGAGAGCACGGTGGTCTTGGAGGCGTCCTGGATGCTCACGACGATGGCGTTCCCGTTCGTCGTGACGTTCGAGACGCCGGGTACGTCGCGGGCCGCGGCGACGGCGGCGTCGGTCGGTTCGTCCACGGTGACGGTGAGCGTCGCGCCGGAGCCGGCGGAGGCGCGGAGGCCCTCGACGGTGTCCTCGGCGACGATCTGACCCTCCCGGAGGATGCCGACGCGGTCACAGACGGCGTCGACCTGCTCGAGGATGTGACTGGAGAAGAACACCGTCGCGCCGCGGGCGTTCTCCTGGCGGATGAGTTCGCGCATCTCGCGGGCCCCGTTGGGGTCCAGCCCCGTCGAGGGTTCGTCGAGGATGAGCAGGTCGGGTTGGCCCACGAGGGCCATCGCGAGGACCATGCGCTGGGTCATCCCCTTCGAGAAGCCCCCGGCCTTCCGGTCGGCGGCGTCCGCGATGCCGGTTCGTTCGAGGAGTTCCATCGGGTCGTCGTCCGCGTTCTTCGAGTCGATGGCGAACTCCATGTGCTGGCGGGCGGTCAGCCGGTCGTAGGCGTGGAACCCGTCGGGGAGGACGCCCACGCGCTGGCGGACGGCCGTCGACTCGGCCTGCGCGTCCATCCCGAGGACGCGGGCCGACCCGCTGGTCGGCCTGATGAAGTCCAGCAGGACGTTGATGGTCGTCGACTTCCCGGCCCCGTTCGGGCCGAGGAAGCCGTATATCTCGCCTTCCTCGACGGTCAGGTCGAGGTTCTGGAGGGCGACGACGTCGTCGCCGAACCGTTTCGTGACGCCGTCTATCTGTATGGCGGGCATAACGTACGCGCATTTCGATTCCCCCGTGAAAGACCTTGCTACTCTGTCAGACAGTCTCATCCGGAGCGTGCCGGTCGCGCATCCGGTCGGCCTCGGCGGCGTAGCGCTCGCGGGTCTCCTCGTCGTCGACGACGGTGAGGTCGCTCGGCGCGGTGTCGACGGCCGCCGTGACGCCGTCCTTGAGGAGGTGCGCCGAGCGCTCCTGCCGGAGGTACCGCTCGCCGTCAGGGGTGGCGTAGACGAGCGTGACGAGGTTCCGCGAGTCGTAGTCGCGTTCGACCAGCCACAGCCGCACCGTCCCGTCGCCGTTCTCGCTCATGTGTTCCGATTTCGGGCACGACTGGGGAGTATTTAATCGCATCGCGGCCCCTCGGTTCACCCTAGCACTCCCGCCTCCCGCGCGAGCAGGAGGGGCAGGAGCGTCCACCCGGTCGCCACGCCCTCGCGGGCCCGGTCGAGGGCGTCCTCGACCGGGACGAGTCGCACCGCGACGAACTCGTCGTCGTCGCGGTCCTGTGTCCCCGGTTCGAGGTCGTCCGCGACCACCACCCCGCGCGACTTCCGGAGCCACGCCACGGGGTAGTGCTCGCCGAGGGACTCGACGCGCCCCGCCTCGAACCCCGTCTCCTCTCGCAGTTCTCGCCGGCCCGCCGCCTCGATGGACTCGCCCGCCTCGACGCGCCCCATCGGGCAGGTGAGCACCGTCTCGCGCAGTCGCGGGCGGTACTCCTCGACGAACACCACCTGCCCCTCGTACTTTGCGACGATAGCCACCGCCGGGCGGTCCTCGACCCATCCGGTGCCCCTCGATTCGCCGTCCGGTCGACGCAGGCGGTCGTAGCCGGCGCGGACGCCGCGCGCGCCGACCGAGCGTGACCACTCGCGTCGCCAGCCCGACCGGTCGACGGCCGCCTCGGGTCGGTCCGGTCGGTCGGTCCCCTCGTCCATACCGGGGCGACACGCGGGGGCGACAAGTGCGTTGACCCCGTCGGGACCCGGCGGGGGCGGCCCGCGACGCGTCACTCTCATAACGACTCGTCCCCTCTCTCGAAACGGATGGACGGGACCGCGGTGCGCACTCGCGCGGGGGACCTCCCGCGCGAGCCAGGAGTCTACCAGTTCCTGAGTGACGACGACGTCGTGTTGTACGTCGGGAAGGCCGTCGAGTTGCGCGACCGGGTGCGGTCGTACGCCGACCCGCGCTCGGCGCGCATCCGCCGGATGGTCGATCGGGCGACGACCGTCGACTACGCGGTCACCGACACGGAGACGCAGGCGCTCTTGCTGGAGGCGAACCTCATCAAGCGCCACCAGCCACGCTACAACGTCCGCCTGAAGGACGACAAGTCCTACCCGCTGGTCCAGTTGACCGACCACGAGTTCCCCCGCATCGAGATAACCCGCGACCCGAACGAGGCCGCCACGGTCTACGGTCCCTACACCGACAAGGGGCGGGTCGAAGTGGTCGTGAAGGCCCTGCGGGAGACCTACGGCGTGCGGGGCTGTTCGGACCACAAGTTCTCGAACCGCGAGCGCCCCTGTCTCGACTACGACATCGGCCTCTGTACCGCCCCCTGCACGGGCGAAATCGGCGAGGCGGGCTACCTCGCGGACGTGGAGTCGGTCGAACGCTTCTTCGAGGGCGAGACGGGCGTCCTCGCGGACCCGCTCCGCCGCGAGATGGAGGCGGCCAGTCAGGACCAGCAGTTCGAGCGGGCGGCGAACCTCCGGGACCGACTGGCGGCCGTCGAGGCGTTCCACGGCGGGGCAAGCGCCGCGGTCAGCGACTCGGGCGGCGGGGGTGGCGAACGCGCGGTGGACGTCCTCGGTGTCGCCGTCGAGGGCGAACGGGCCACCGTCGCCCGCCTGCGGAGCGAGCGCGGGCAACTCGTCGACCGGGAGCGGCACACGATGGACGTACCGGACACCGACGAACCCGTCGCGGGCGTCCTGAGCGCGTTCGTCCCGCAGTACTACGCCGAGCGCGAACTCCCGGACGCCCTGCTCCTCCCCGAGCGACCCGAAGACGGAGAGGTGACGACGTGGCTCGAACGGGAGGGCGTCGCCGTCCGGGTGCCCGGCGCGGGCCGGGAGGCGACGCTGGTGGACCTCGCGCTGAAGAACGCGCGGCGCGCCGTCGGCGGACGCGACGAGGGCAGCGACCTCGCGGACGCCCTCTCCGTGACGTTTCCCGACCTCGGCCGGGTCGAACGCATCGAGGGGTTCGACGTGAGCCACGCGCAGGGGAAGGCCGTCGTCGGGTCGAACGTGGTCTTCGTCGGCGGCTCACCCGAGAAGGGCGACTACCGCCGGAAGAAGCTCACCGAGCGCAACGACGACTACGCCAACATGCGCGAACTCGTCGGCTGGCGGGCTATCCGTGCCATCGAGGGGAGGGACGACCGACCCGACCCGGACCTCCTGCTCGTCGACGGCGGGGAGGGCCAACTGGAGGCGGCCCGCGACGCCCTCGACGAGGTCGGGTGGGACGTCCCCGCAATCGGCCTCGCCAAGCGCGAGGAGCGGGTGATAACCCACGACGGGGGGTTCGACTGGCCGAGCGACGCCCCGCACCTCCACCTCCTGCAGCGAGTGCGCGACGAGGCCCACCGGTTCGCGGTGCAGTACCACCAGCAGGTGCGCGACGAGGTGCGCACCGTCCTCGACGACGTGTCCGGTATCGGCCCGGAGACGCGCCGTCGGCTCCTGCGCCGGTTCGGGAGCGTCGAGAACGTCCGGGCGGCGAGCGTCGAGGACCTCACGAGCGTCACGGGCGTCGGCGCGAAGACGGCGGAGACGCTCAAGCGACGGCTGTGACCCCGTCCGTGCGCGTCGACGCGACGGTCGACGACCGGGAACCGGCGGGCGTGGTCGAGGCGGTCCGCGAGCACCCTGACGTGACCGGCACGGGCGTCCGGCGCCTCGCCAGCGGCGACATCGTCCTCCGACCCGAGGCGACGGACGGGGGACGGAAGAGAACGGGGAACGGAAACGGGGAGCCTCCGACCACCGCCGTCGAGCGCAAGACTCCGCGCGACTTCGTCCAGTCGGCCGTGGGTCGTCACGGGAGCGACCTCCGGGACCAGCTAGCGCGCCTCGCCGCGGGCGCGGACCACGCCTACCTCCTCGTGGAGGGCGACGTCGCGGACGTAGAGCGGGCGACGGGCCTCGACGGGGCGGCCGTGACCGGAACCGTCGCCTCGCTCATGGCGCGCAGCGGCGTGCCCGTCGTCTTCTGTGGCTCGCGGGACCGGCTGGTCGACCTCGCGGTCCGCCTCGCCCGCAAGCACGCCGAGGCCCCCGGCCGGCGGGCGCTCCCGTCCGGTGCGGTGCCCTCGCGCGCCGAACCGACCGCCAAGCGGATGTACGGCACCGTCGACGGCATCGGTCCGGCGCTCGCGACGACACTCCACGAGGCGTACCCCACCGTCGAGTCGCTCCTCGGGGCGAGCGTCGAGGACCTCACCGAACTGGAGGGGTTCGGCGAGGGCCGGGCGCGAGCGGTGTACGAGGCGCTCCGCACCCCCGAGTAGTCAGGGGACCTTCACGTAATGGTGGCCCTCTGCCTGCAGTTCGGCGAGGGTCCCCATCCCCGAACTGCCCGTCTCGACGCCGTCGAGCAGTCGGTCTGCGTCGATGTCCCGGCCCGCGAGCGAGTTCGAGCAGACGACGAACCGCACCTCGTCGACCAAGTCGCGGACCGTCCCGGCGACGTGCGACCCCTCGAGGAAGGCGCGGACGGCCTCGCCGTTGGCGACGAACGCCACCGCCTCGGTGTCGACGGTGTCGTCGGCCAGCAGGTTCCGGGCGTTCGACAGGGCGTGGTCCTGTGCGGTCGTGTCGGCGCTGGAGCAGTGGAAGACGACGTCCATGCGAGTCCCTGTCTCCCGTCGGACGCTTAGCTCCGTCGGCGGGGCCGACCGCCCGGTGGCCGGTCGCTCTCCGCCGTCGACCCCGAGGGCGTGACGGAACTCCCCGAACGCGGGCAGTACTCTCGCGTCGAGTAACCCGAGTCCCGCCGCGAGGGTTTATGTGAACGCGACGACACCCCACGGTATGAGCGGTTCCCGCGATAGCCTGTTCTACAAAGTCGGCAAGGCCCTCGCCGAGGCGGAGCGCGAGATGGAGGGCCGGTCGGGCTCCGGGTCGGGCGCACGAAACCGCCCCTCCTCGTCGGGCGCGGTCTCCCGCCCGCAACCCGGGTCCGGCGGCACCGGCATCGGTCCCGACTACGACGATGGGGGCGACCGCCCCACGCCGCGGTGGAGTCGCGCGCTCCTCGGCGTCGCCGGTCTCGTCGCCGTCGTCGGTCTGCTTGGATTCCTCCCCCTCTCGCCCGCCGTCCTCGTCGGGACAGTCCTCTTCCTCGTCGGACTGGCCGCGCTGCTCGACAGCATCGAGATCGTACAGGCCTACGAGAAGCGCGCGCTGACGGTGTTCGGCGCGAACCAGGGGCTCCTCTCGCCCGGCCTGCACTTCGTCCCGCCGTTCGTCTCGCGGACCTACCAGTTCGACATGCGCACGGAGACGATGGACGTGCCCCGGCAGGAGGCCATCACGCGGGACAACTCGCCGGTCACCGCCGACGCCGTCGTCTACATCCGCGTCGTGGACGCCGAGAAGGCGTTCCTCGGCGTGGACAACTACCGCCGCGCGACGTCCTACCTCGCCCAGACCAGCCTCCGTGCCGTCCTCGGCGACATGGAACTCGACGAGACGCTCTCGCGGCGCGACGAGATCAACCGCCGCATTCGCGAGGAACTCGACGGCCCGACCGACGAGTGGGGCGTCCGCGTCGAGGCGGTCGAGGTCCGCGAGGTCAAACCCAGCCGCGAGGTGGAGAGCGCGATGGAACAGCAGACGTCGGCCGAGCGCCGTCGCCGCGCCATGATTCTGGAGGCGCAGGGTGAACGTCGCAGCGCCGTCGAGTCCGCCGAGGGGGCCAAGCAGTCGAACATCATCCGCGCGCAGGGCGAGAAGCAGAGCCAGATCCTCGAAGCGCAGGGGGACGCCATCTCGACGGTCCTGCGCGCCCGCGCGGCGGAGTCGATGGGCGAGCGCGCCATCATCGAGAAGGGCATGGAGACGCTGGCGGAGATCGGCCAGTCGCCCTCCACGACGTTCGTGATTCCGCAGGAACTCACCTCGCTGGTGGGTCGCTACGGCAAGCACCTCTCGGGGAGCGACGTGAGGCGCGAGGGCCGGTCACTGGAGGGCCAGCGCTTCGACGCGGAGACCCGCGAGATGCTCGGACTCGACGACATCGCCGAAATCCTCGGGGAGATAGAGGACGTGGGCGGGGAGCAGCGGCGTGCGACGACCATCGAAATCGCCGACCGCGAGGCCGAACCCGAACCGGACGCGGAGTGAGGCAGGGGCTACGGTTTTCCCGCTGGTGGGAGTTGCGGACCCATGGGCGACTCCGACCACGACGGCGAGAGCGTGATGGCCGACGGCGAGGAACCGTTCGACGCCGACGAACACCGGCGAATCGCCGTCGACTTCGACAGGACGCTGACGGCGGGCGAGGACTCCTACATCACCGAGGACCCCGAGGACCCGGACGAGGAGATGGTCGAGTGGGTGAACTACCAGTACCGGCAGGGCCACACCATCATCGTCTGGACGGCCCGCCCGTGGGAGGCCGCACAGGAGACGGTCGCCCGCCTCACCGAGTGGGGCGTCGACTGGCACGGTCTTCGCATGGAGAAGGGTCACGCCGACGTGTACGTCGACGACAAGGGCACCATGCCGAGCGAGGAACTCACCAAGGAGGGGTTCGACGGCGACGGCGAACTCGACGACGGCGAGGGGAAAGTCGACAAGGACAAGGACGGCGACCCGGACGACGCGGGGACGCAGTAGGCGACCCGCTCGCAGTGGACGACGGACCCGACGGTCGGTGGCCCGCTCAGGTCGCCGCGCGCACGACGCGGGCGAACGCCTCGCGGAACTGGCGGGTCTTTCCCTCCTCGGAGTAGGGGTCGCTGGCCGCGCGACTCGCCCGCGAGAGTTCCTCACGGCGGTCGAGCGGGGCGTCGAAGTACTCACAGACCGCGTCCGCGAGCGCCCGCGGTGTCGGTGGGACGACGAGTGCGTCGTCGACGTTCGCGACCGCGGACCGGGCACCCGTCGTCTCGGTGACGACGGCGGGGAGGCCCGCCCGCATCGCCTCGACGACGCTCACGCCGAACGCCTCGATGTGGGCGGGGTGGACGTACAGCGACGCTCCCACGAAGGCGTCGGCCAGCGACTCGACGTAGCCCCGGAGGGTGACGCCCGCCGTCTCGGTGTACGCGGCGGGGTGGCCCGGCCCGACGATGTGGAGTTCGGCTCCCGGGTGCCGGTCGCGGACGCGGGGCCACGCCTCCACGAGTAGTTCGACGCCCTTGTGGTCGCGCCACGCTCCGACCATCACCGCGACGGGCGCGTCGAGTTCGGGAGTCTCCTCGGCGAGCGACACGAACGGTCCGGGCTGGATGTACGGCGGGGCCACCCCGAGAGGGAACTCCGGGCCGACGACCGCCCGGAGGCGGTCGCGGGCGAACTCGGAGACGGCGATGGCCCCGTCGCAGTAGTGCCGGCAGATACGCTGGAGGACGGCGGTGTCGACGCGGGCGTTCCCCCGACGCTTCGTCGCCCGGAGGCGCGCGTCGTCCGGGCGCGGGACGTAGGTGTGGCCGAGCAAGCGGTCGGAGGCGGCGAGGTGGACGACGGTCGCGTCCGGGTAGCGCCGCTTGATGGCGGGCGCGGCGTAGAGGACCGCGTCGTTCTCGGTGATGTAGACGTCGCGCTCGGGGAGGGCGGCGACCGCCCCGGAGACGACGTCCGTGAGGAACGTCTCGCGGACGGGGGTGGGGAGCGACCGGAAGGTCACGACGTGGTCGTCGGCCCCCACGGCGTCGGCGAACCCACGGTGGGCGGGATGGCCGTAGTCGCACCGACGGCGCTGGGTCGGACCGTGGCCGGTCGAGGGGTAGACCATGCCGACCGTCCGGTTCGTCGGGTCTCGGGCGGGCATCGACTTTCAGGAGTGCGGGAGGCGGGATAAGGGGTGGGGGCCGCGTCGGGCCGGGCGCGTGGGATGCGGGCGCCCTCAGAACCCGCCGAGGGCCATCAGGAACAGCGCGACCGAGATGACGGCGAAGAGGACGCCGACGAAGTTCTTGATGGTGCTCGTGTCGAGTGCGTTCGAGACGTAGGGGGCGATCTGGCCGCCGAGGACCGTCGCCGGGACGGTGAACACGACCATGTTCCACGGCGTCGACGCCAGCGAGAGCGCGTGGCCACCGACGAGGCCGCCGCCGAAGACGTGGACCAGCGACGCGAGGATGGCCGTGAGCGCGACGACGATGTGGTTCGTCCCGATGGCGACGCGGACGGGCACCTTCGTGTTCAGCATCGAGATGATGCCGAGTTCGCCGATACCGAAGCCGGCGAGTCCCTGGAACGTCCCGCCGATGCTGTAGTTGGCGAACCGGCGCAGATAGCCCACGCGGTCGTACTGGTAGTCGTCGCCGTCGCGGTCGACCCGGGTGACGGTCCCGTCGTCGTCGGTGCGGACGCCCGCTGGACCGAGTTTGTCGGCGTCGTTCGGCAGGGCGGCCCCGCCGTCGGCGGCGACGGCGTCGGCGTCGTCGGATTCGCTCGACCCGTCGTGGTCGAGGTCGATCTTGAACAGGAGGAACGCCGCCGACAGGAGGGCGACGCCCAGCAGCGTGTGGAACACCACCTCGGGGATGACGAACGAGAGCAGCGCTCCTGCGACGACGAACGGAATCGACCCACCGACGAGCGACAGCGCCAGTCGGCGGTCGACGAGACCGTACTGGATGAACGCGATGGAGGAGCTCGACAGGCCGAACGCCTCGCTGATGAGCCCCACCTTCACGATGGTCTCGGGGGTGAGTGGCTGGGCGAACAGCGGGTAGATGAAGATGAGGAAGGGAACGAAGATTGCCGACCCGCTAATGCCGACGGTGTTGACGATGGTCGCCCCGGCGAGGAACGCGGGGAAGAGCCACCAGTAGTTCAGCCAGTAATCCGCTCCCGTCTCCGCGGGCGTCGGTGCCGCGAAGAACACGCTCGCGACGAACAGGACGGGCGCGAGGCCGACGAGCAGGTGCTGGTGCTTCAGTAACGTCTTCTGGATGTGACTGTAGCGGTGAGAACTCATGGTGTGTCGTGTGTCTCAGAGACTCTCTGCTCCGGTCGTCCGGAGCGAAGCGACTGACCCGGCGCACGCCCACTCCGACCCCCCGGCGGCGACCGGGAACGGGGAACGCATACGGCACGAGAAGCGACGGCGGCCCGGACACTTGACGGGGCGACCGCCAACGAGTGTGGGGTCGCCCGCGCGTCCGGCGCACTCGGCCGCCGAGTCGCGGGTCACGGTGTCCGCCCAGTAGCGGCGACTGCCGGAAAGGGATTGGCCTTCAGGACACGTCTGCGGGCCTGAACACGGATTATCGACCGTGAGGGTTGCGCGGTCAGAACTCCTCGGCGGGGGCCGGGACCCCCTCCTCGGCGGCGTCGAGTTCGTACGCCTCGCGGACCGCCCGCATCCGGTCGCGGATGTCGGCGGCGAGTTCGAACTCCAGGTTGGCGGCGGCCTCCTCCATTCGTTCGCGGAGGTCCTCGACGTACTGTTCTGCCTCCTCCGCGGAGTCGGGTTCGACGCCCGCGACGCCCCCGGTGTCCGTCTTGCTCCCCGGCAGGTTCGTCTCGCCGACTTCCTTCTCGATGGTCGTCGGCGTGAGGCCGTGTTCCTCGTTGAACGCCTGCTGAATCTCGCGACGACGGTTCGTCTCGTCGATGGCCGCCCGCATGGCGTCGGTGGTCTCGTCGGCGTAGAGAACGACCTCGCCGTTGACGTTCCGGGCCGCCCGGCCCATCGTCTGGACGAGGGTGGTCTCGCTCCTGAGGAACCCCTGCTGGTCGGCGTCGAGGATGGCGACGAGGCTCACCTCCGGGATGTCCAGTCCCTCGCGCAGGAGGTTGATGCCGACGAGGACGTCGAACTCTCCCAGCCTGAGGCCCCGGACGAGTTCGTGGCGTTCGAGCGTGTCCGTCTCGTCGTGCATGTACTCGACGGCGACGCCCGCCTCCTCCAGGTACTCGGTGAGGTCCTCGGCCATGCGCTTGGTCAGCGTCGTCACCAGCACGCGCTCGTCGCGCTCGATGCGCCCGTCGATGCGGTCCATCAGGTCGTCTATCTGCCCCTCGGCGGGCGAGATTTCGACGGCCGGGTCCACGAGGTGGGTGGGCCGGACGATCTGTTCGACGACCTGCTCGGAGTGCTCGCGCTCGTAGTCGCCGGGCGTCGCGCTCACGTAGAGCACGTCGTTGGTCTTCTCGACGAACTCCTCGAAGGTGAGCGGGCGGTTGTCGTACGCGGTCGGTAATCGAAAGCCGTTCCCGACGAGCGAGTCCTTCCGGGACTTGTCGCCGGCGAACTGGCCCGTTATCTGAGGGATGGTGACGTGCGACTCGTCGATGACCGTGAGGAAGTCCTCGGGGAAGTAGTCGAGGAGGGTGTAGGGGGCGTCCCCCGGTTCGCGGTCCGAGAGGTGGACCGAGTAGTTCTCGAT
Proteins encoded:
- a CDS encoding ABC transporter permease subunit produces the protein MSLTAVAKKDFQDAARSRRLLALIAVFVLFVGGLAYFFAEIAGSGGGSSEQGALALIGSLLVPTAILLPAIGVLTGYRAVSNERETGSLKILLSLPHSREDVVFGKFLGRSVVVTLAVVVGFAVGGIVLAVLASTFSVVDYVLFTLMTILLGTTFVSVGVGLSAGIKSENLVVTIGIALVVLFTLLWQVLLVALMAIMSNFELGSQAFRADLTTFLAVLSPRQAYLLAFSALTELNESVPMGANNEAFWLNDWFGFVVLAFWLVVPLTLGYLRFRKADL
- a CDS encoding NUDIX hydrolase codes for the protein MDEGTDRPDRPEAAVDRSGWRREWSRSVGARGVRAGYDRLRRPDGESRGTGWVEDRPAVAIVAKYEGQVVFVEEYRPRLRETVLTCPMGRVEAGESIEAAGRRELREETGFEAGRVESLGEHYPVAWLRKSRGVVVADDLEPGTQDRDDDEFVAVRLVPVEDALDRAREGVATGWTLLPLLLAREAGVLG
- a CDS encoding DsrE family protein, with the translated sequence MDVVFHCSSADTTAQDHALSNARNLLADDTVDTEAVAFVANGEAVRAFLEGSHVAGTVRDLVDEVRFVVCSNSLAGRDIDADRLLDGVETGSSGMGTLAELQAEGHHYVKVP
- a CDS encoding ERCC4 domain-containing protein, with translation MRVDATVDDREPAGVVEAVREHPDVTGTGVRRLASGDIVLRPEATDGGRKRTGNGNGEPPTTAVERKTPRDFVQSAVGRHGSDLRDQLARLAAGADHAYLLVEGDVADVERATGLDGAAVTGTVASLMARSGVPVVFCGSRDRLVDLAVRLARKHAEAPGRRALPSGAVPSRAEPTAKRMYGTVDGIGPALATTLHEAYPTVESLLGASVEDLTELEGFGEGRARAVYEALRTPE
- a CDS encoding glycosyltransferase family 4 protein translates to MPARDPTNRTVGMVYPSTGHGPTQRRRCDYGHPAHRGFADAVGADDHVVTFRSLPTPVRETFLTDVVSGAVAALPERDVYITENDAVLYAAPAIKRRYPDATVVHLAASDRLLGHTYVPRPDDARLRATKRRGNARVDTAVLQRICRHYCDGAIAVSEFARDRLRAVVGPEFPLGVAPPYIQPGPFVSLAEETPELDAPVAVMVGAWRDHKGVELLVEAWPRVRDRHPGAELHIVGPGHPAAYTETAGVTLRGYVESLADAFVGASLYVHPAHIEAFGVSVVEAMRAGLPAVVTETTGARSAVANVDDALVVPPTPRALADAVCEYFDAPLDRREELSRASRAASDPYSEEGKTRQFREAFARVVRAAT
- a CDS encoding sulfite exporter TauE/SafE family protein, with amino-acid sequence MSSHRYSHIQKTLLKHQHLLVGLAPVLFVASVFFAAPTPAETGADYWLNYWWLFPAFLAGATIVNTVGISGSAIFVPFLIFIYPLFAQPLTPETIVKVGLISEAFGLSSSSIAFIQYGLVDRRLALSLVGGSIPFVVAGALLSFVIPEVVFHTLLGVALLSAAFLLFKIDLDHDGSSESDDADAVAADGGAALPNDADKLGPAGVRTDDDGTVTRVDRDGDDYQYDRVGYLRRFANYSIGGTFQGLAGFGIGELGIISMLNTKVPVRVAIGTNHIVVALTAILASLVHVFGGGLVGGHALSLASTPWNMVVFTVPATVLGGQIAPYVSNALDTSTIKNFVGVLFAVISVALFLMALGGF
- a CDS encoding ABC transporter ATP-binding protein; protein product: MPAIQIDGVTKRFGDDVVALQNLDLTVEEGEIYGFLGPNGAGKSTTINVLLDFIRPTSGSARVLGMDAQAESTAVRQRVGVLPDGFHAYDRLTARQHMEFAIDSKNADDDPMELLERTGIADAADRKAGGFSKGMTQRMVLAMALVGQPDLLILDEPSTGLDPNGAREMRELIRQENARGATVFFSSHILEQVDAVCDRVGILREGQIVAEDTVEGLRASAGSGATLTVTVDEPTDAAVAAARDVPGVSNVTTNGNAIVVSIQDASKTTVLSAIEDTGVEVRDFTTEKASLEDLFVSYTEGGRDGRRDGADLEGEVRT
- a CDS encoding excinuclease ABC subunit C, producing MDGTAVRTRAGDLPREPGVYQFLSDDDVVLYVGKAVELRDRVRSYADPRSARIRRMVDRATTVDYAVTDTETQALLLEANLIKRHQPRYNVRLKDDKSYPLVQLTDHEFPRIEITRDPNEAATVYGPYTDKGRVEVVVKALRETYGVRGCSDHKFSNRERPCLDYDIGLCTAPCTGEIGEAGYLADVESVERFFEGETGVLADPLRREMEAASQDQQFERAANLRDRLAAVEAFHGGASAAVSDSGGGGGERAVDVLGVAVEGERATVARLRSERGQLVDRERHTMDVPDTDEPVAGVLSAFVPQYYAERELPDALLLPERPEDGEVTTWLEREGVAVRVPGAGREATLVDLALKNARRAVGGRDEGSDLADALSVTFPDLGRVERIEGFDVSHAQGKAVVGSNVVFVGGSPEKGDYRRKKLTERNDDYANMRELVGWRAIRAIEGRDDRPDPDLLLVDGGEGQLEAARDALDEVGWDVPAIGLAKREERVITHDGGFDWPSDAPHLHLLQRVRDEAHRFAVQYHQQVRDEVRTVLDDVSGIGPETRRRLLRRFGSVENVRAASVEDLTSVTGVGAKTAETLKRRL
- a CDS encoding SPFH domain-containing protein, coding for MSGSRDSLFYKVGKALAEAEREMEGRSGSGSGARNRPSSSGAVSRPQPGSGGTGIGPDYDDGGDRPTPRWSRALLGVAGLVAVVGLLGFLPLSPAVLVGTVLFLVGLAALLDSIEIVQAYEKRALTVFGANQGLLSPGLHFVPPFVSRTYQFDMRTETMDVPRQEAITRDNSPVTADAVVYIRVVDAEKAFLGVDNYRRATSYLAQTSLRAVLGDMELDETLSRRDEINRRIREELDGPTDEWGVRVEAVEVREVKPSREVESAMEQQTSAERRRRAMILEAQGERRSAVESAEGAKQSNIIRAQGEKQSQILEAQGDAISTVLRARAAESMGERAIIEKGMETLAEIGQSPSTTFVIPQELTSLVGRYGKHLSGSDVRREGRSLEGQRFDAETREMLGLDDIAEILGEIEDVGGEQRRATTIEIADREAEPEPDAE